A window from Fibrobacter sp. UWB11 encodes these proteins:
- a CDS encoding glycoside hydrolase family 11 protein — protein sequence MKKLNSRFFVLSLAVAFATEAYSQDFCNTATHSGESTVVTSNDINDIGNYSYELWADIGNNSATFYTDGSFSCEFNNVNDYLCREGIRYGMNSGLKYTDLGHLYADFKLTDPKFSSYSNVTYSYIGVYGWSQDPLIEWYIVDNWSPYRPNWIGKSTEGCDDCGLRGSINVDGATYEVYVDKVQRGSIEGDNTPFTQYFSVRKSKRSCGTIDITAHFDGWKSLGLELGNSMYEAKVLGEAGQYPENGNASGTIDFAYAKVYTGEASTALHAPKLKAFNEQNLKIFDMQGQFLGTISTTQSMNLSKAIKNKVHNAGVYMVKQGSSMKSVVIN from the coding sequence ATGAAAAAGCTCAATTCAAGATTTTTCGTTTTGAGTCTTGCCGTTGCGTTTGCCACAGAAGCCTATTCCCAGGATTTTTGCAACACAGCAACTCACAGCGGTGAAAGCACGGTCGTCACCTCCAACGACATTAACGACATCGGCAACTACAGTTACGAGCTTTGGGCCGATATCGGAAACAATTCCGCCACGTTCTACACCGACGGCTCTTTCTCCTGCGAATTCAACAACGTGAACGATTACCTCTGCCGCGAAGGCATCCGCTACGGCATGAACAGCGGGCTCAAGTACACCGACCTCGGACACCTTTACGCTGACTTCAAGCTGACCGATCCCAAATTTTCAAGTTATTCCAACGTGACCTACTCCTACATCGGCGTTTACGGCTGGTCGCAAGACCCGCTCATCGAATGGTACATCGTCGACAACTGGAGTCCGTATCGCCCGAACTGGATTGGCAAATCCACCGAAGGTTGCGACGATTGTGGTCTGCGCGGTTCCATTAACGTAGACGGAGCCACCTATGAAGTCTATGTCGACAAGGTCCAACGCGGTTCCATCGAAGGCGACAACACTCCGTTCACGCAATATTTCAGTGTGCGCAAGAGCAAGCGTTCTTGCGGAACCATCGACATCACAGCCCACTTTGACGGTTGGAAGAGCTTAGGCCTTGAACTCGGCAATTCCATGTACGAAGCGAAGGTCCTTGGCGAAGCAGGCCAATATCCCGAAAACGGGAACGCTTCTGGCACTATCGATTTCGCCTACGCTAAAGTCTACACCGGCGAAGCAAGCACAGCATTGCATGCACCGAAGTTAAAAGCATTTAACGAACAAAATTTGAAAATATTCGACATGCAGGGTCAATTCCTTGGAACCATCAGTACCACGCAAAGCATGAACTTAAGCAAAGCTATTAAGAACAAGGTTCACAATGCAGGCGTTTACATGGTCAAGCAAGGAAGCTCCATGAAAAGCGTAGTCATCAATTAA
- a CDS encoding Tex family protein — MDFSAIIAEELNLEVWRVSKALELMDQGGTIPFIARYRKDQTGTLNEIELRDISHRRDYLQELVDRKETILKSIEEQGKLTPELKAQIEACKDKTLLEDIYAPFKPKKRTRATIAKELGLEPLARLMWAQENTGNTAEEIARIYLSEEKGLADPRAALKGAADILAEEVADNAEFRQYLRNKVEKTGVMVSKVKKDFEKQETKFKDYYDFSEPVGKIPSHRMLALRRGEKEKVLRLSIEVPNEEMIGYLQNQVIKHDSVWKPYLEDMCKDAWERLLQPSMESEVRLLLKDAAEEEAFKVFSKNLQDVLLAAPAGHKAVLALDPGFRTGCKVAVLDKNGKFMDHGIIKPHEPWNDKAGAAVYLMSLIDKYQIDLIAIGNGTASRETDAFCGEMALKFKGKVPPRVIVSEAGASVYSASMIAIAEFPKEDVTTRGAISIGRRLQDPLAELVKVDPQSIGVGQYQHDVNQRELKKRLDEVVESCVNMVGVDVNSASAPLLSHVAGLSNTLSEAIVKYREENGAYASREDLKKVKGFGPKAFEQAAGFMRIPGAENPLDDSAVHPENYALVEKMAEKVGVPVKEMVGNAEAVKGIKLDEFLSDEVGRATLEDILKELQKPSRDPRKEFRYAKFDDRIKTINDLVTGSWMEGVVTNVANFGAFVDIGVHQDGLVHISEISDKYVTDAKDVLTVGDVVKVRVVAVDANQKRISLSMKQEQTDGVAGAGVSGPRGQRVGGPRGVGHRDDRGARPQGGIQGHATIADLKNKIAGKERPGFAPKKPQAAQPAKLNSLLKNLKKGF, encoded by the coding sequence ATGGATTTTTCTGCGATTATTGCTGAAGAGCTGAATCTTGAAGTGTGGCGCGTATCTAAGGCGCTCGAACTTATGGACCAGGGGGGCACGATCCCCTTTATCGCCCGTTACCGTAAGGACCAGACGGGTACTTTGAACGAAATTGAACTCCGCGACATTAGCCACCGTCGCGACTACCTCCAGGAACTTGTGGACCGCAAGGAAACGATCCTCAAGAGCATCGAGGAACAGGGCAAGCTCACGCCGGAACTCAAGGCTCAGATCGAAGCTTGCAAGGACAAGACTCTTCTCGAAGATATTTACGCTCCGTTCAAGCCGAAGAAGCGTACTCGCGCAACTATCGCAAAGGAACTTGGCTTGGAACCGCTCGCTCGCTTGATGTGGGCTCAGGAAAATACCGGAAACACGGCCGAAGAAATCGCACGCATTTATTTGTCCGAAGAAAAGGGCCTTGCAGACCCGCGTGCAGCCCTCAAGGGTGCTGCAGACATCCTCGCCGAAGAAGTTGCAGACAACGCAGAATTCCGTCAGTATCTCCGCAATAAGGTCGAAAAGACTGGCGTCATGGTTTCCAAGGTCAAGAAGGATTTCGAAAAGCAAGAAACCAAGTTCAAGGATTACTACGACTTTAGCGAACCGGTCGGCAAGATTCCGAGCCATCGTATGCTCGCTCTCCGTCGTGGCGAAAAGGAAAAGGTGCTCCGCCTCTCCATCGAAGTCCCGAACGAAGAAATGATCGGTTATCTCCAGAATCAGGTCATCAAGCACGACTCTGTCTGGAAGCCGTACCTCGAAGATATGTGCAAGGACGCTTGGGAACGCTTGCTCCAGCCGAGCATGGAAAGCGAAGTGCGCCTCCTCCTCAAGGACGCCGCCGAAGAAGAAGCTTTCAAGGTGTTCTCCAAGAACCTCCAGGATGTTTTGCTCGCCGCTCCGGCAGGCCACAAGGCTGTGCTCGCTCTTGACCCGGGTTTCCGTACGGGTTGCAAGGTCGCTGTGCTCGACAAGAACGGCAAGTTCATGGATCATGGCATCATCAAGCCGCATGAACCGTGGAACGACAAGGCCGGTGCCGCAGTTTATCTGATGAGCCTCATCGACAAGTATCAGATTGACCTCATCGCTATCGGTAACGGTACGGCTAGCCGCGAAACGGACGCTTTCTGTGGTGAAATGGCTCTCAAGTTCAAGGGCAAGGTTCCGCCGCGCGTTATCGTCTCCGAAGCCGGTGCATCTGTCTATAGCGCAAGCATGATCGCTATCGCCGAATTCCCGAAGGAAGACGTGACGACTCGTGGCGCTATTTCCATTGGCCGCCGTTTGCAGGACCCGCTCGCTGAACTTGTCAAGGTTGATCCGCAGTCCATTGGCGTGGGTCAGTACCAGCATGACGTGAACCAGCGCGAACTCAAGAAGCGCTTGGACGAAGTTGTGGAAAGCTGCGTGAACATGGTCGGTGTCGACGTGAACAGCGCTTCTGCTCCGCTCCTCTCTCACGTGGCAGGCCTCAGCAACACGCTTTCTGAAGCTATTGTGAAGTACCGCGAAGAAAACGGTGCGTATGCAAGCCGTGAAGATTTGAAGAAGGTCAAGGGCTTTGGCCCGAAGGCTTTCGAACAGGCCGCAGGCTTTATGCGTATTCCGGGTGCCGAAAACCCGCTCGACGATTCCGCTGTGCATCCTGAAAACTACGCTCTCGTCGAAAAGATGGCTGAAAAGGTCGGCGTTCCGGTCAAGGAAATGGTCGGCAATGCTGAAGCAGTGAAGGGCATCAAGCTTGATGAATTCCTCTCCGACGAAGTCGGTCGTGCTACTTTGGAAGATATCCTCAAGGAACTCCAGAAGCCGAGCCGCGACCCGCGTAAGGAATTCCGTTATGCTAAGTTCGATGACCGCATCAAGACCATCAACGACCTCGTGACGGGCAGCTGGATGGAAGGTGTGGTGACCAACGTTGCTAACTTCGGTGCGTTTGTCGATATCGGCGTTCATCAGGATGGTCTCGTTCACATTTCCGAAATCAGCGACAAGTATGTGACGGACGCCAAGGACGTGCTCACGGTGGGTGACGTGGTGAAGGTTCGCGTGGTTGCAGTCGATGCCAACCAGAAGCGCATCAGCCTTTCCATGAAGCAGGAACAGACCGACGGTGTCGCCGGTGCTGGCGTGAGCGGTCCTCGCGGTCAGCGCGTAGGTGGCCCGCGTGGCGTTGGTCATCGTGACGACCGTGGTGCTCGCCCGCAGGGTGGCATCCAGGGTCATGCAACGATTGCCGACCTTAAGAACAAGATTGCCGGTAAGGAACGCCCGGGTTTTGCTCCGAAGAAGCCGCAAGCCGCTCAGCCCGCCAAGCTCAACTCCCTCCTCAAGAACCTGAAAAAAGGCTTCTAG
- a CDS encoding ferredoxin, whose translation MAITKVWLDESSDECVSCGACEATCDAVFSVPEKMVVKEGVDFSAYENEIKDAAESCPAGVIKFS comes from the coding sequence ATGGCAATTACAAAAGTTTGGCTCGATGAATCCAGCGACGAATGCGTCTCCTGCGGCGCTTGCGAAGCAACTTGCGATGCAGTCTTCTCCGTTCCGGAAAAGATGGTCGTTAAGGAAGGCGTAGACTTCTCCGCTTACGAAAACGAAATCAAGGACGCTGCAGAAAGCTGCCCGGCTGGCGTCATCAAGTTCTCGTAA
- the argB gene encoding acetylglutamate kinase yields MKKVVVKIGGSLAIDEAKLADFVAAVSKLPAMGCQVAVVHGGGKDINENISLLREQPTFIDGLRVTTPSIMKMVEMTLSGHVNKKLVRMLLENNCSAVGLSGVDGKLFEVVKKQGKVDLGLVGEVKKVNPKIVETLWSAGFVPVVSPISIGPDENGKAVSWNVNADTAASELAVALHADQFVLVSDVPGVMDDTKTVIPELTEEASESLIASGVINGGMIPKVRESFKSISRGLKSIHIVGWKDADHFVKQINGELNYGTILG; encoded by the coding sequence ATGAAAAAAGTGGTTGTAAAAATTGGTGGCAGCTTGGCAATCGACGAAGCCAAGTTGGCCGATTTTGTGGCGGCAGTCAGCAAGCTTCCGGCTATGGGCTGCCAAGTGGCCGTGGTGCACGGCGGTGGCAAGGACATCAACGAGAACATCTCCTTGCTCCGAGAACAACCCACCTTTATCGACGGTCTCCGAGTCACGACGCCTTCTATCATGAAGATGGTCGAAATGACGCTCTCGGGACACGTCAACAAGAAGCTCGTGCGAATGCTCCTCGAAAACAATTGTAGCGCTGTCGGCCTCAGTGGTGTCGATGGCAAGTTGTTTGAAGTGGTCAAGAAGCAGGGCAAGGTGGATCTTGGCCTCGTGGGTGAAGTCAAGAAGGTCAATCCGAAGATTGTGGAAACGCTTTGGTCCGCTGGCTTTGTTCCTGTCGTAAGCCCGATTTCCATCGGTCCTGACGAAAACGGCAAGGCTGTGAGCTGGAACGTGAATGCCGATACCGCCGCAAGCGAACTGGCTGTGGCGCTCCATGCTGACCAGTTCGTGCTGGTGAGCGATGTTCCGGGCGTGATGGACGATACCAAGACCGTCATTCCGGAACTCACGGAAGAAGCAAGCGAATCCCTCATTGCTTCTGGCGTTATTAACGGCGGTATGATTCCGAAGGTCCGCGAAAGTTTCAAGAGCATTTCTCGCGGTCTCAAGAGCATTCACATTGTCGGCTGGAAGGATGCCGACCACTTTGTAAAACAAATTAATGGAGAACTGAACTATGGCACAATCCTTGGCTAA
- a CDS encoding aspartate aminotransferase family protein has translation MAQSLANSIFEEDKQFIAPLYGKANIEFVRGEGSYLFDKNGKKYLDFVAGIAVNALGHQNAEIKKAVEEQMDSFFHISNLYPNYPQVNLAKALLAATGFDKAFFCNSGTEANEGCIKFARKYFDRKGEKNRQKIVTFINSFHGRTFAALSATGQPAIREGFGSMPGDFVHVPWNDVAALKAEVNNDTCAIMLESLAAEGGVMTVSDEMVAAINSLKKEFGCLVIVDEVQAGMGRLGTFLGLQKHGIDADLVSLAKALGGGLPLGAVLLRQKVADQLKAGDHGTTFGGNPVACAVGLAVVNQIAKPEFLANVEARSAQLKAGLEAIAAKFSAVKGVRGEGLILGLALDESLPVGNVIAAARDEGMMVLSAKGNVLRLLPPLNVSAAECDEALAKLEKAFAKVAK, from the coding sequence ATGGCACAATCCTTGGCTAATTCCATTTTTGAAGAAGACAAGCAGTTTATCGCCCCGCTTTATGGCAAGGCCAATATTGAATTTGTCCGTGGCGAAGGTTCTTACTTGTTCGATAAGAACGGCAAGAAGTATCTTGACTTTGTCGCTGGTATCGCGGTAAACGCACTCGGCCACCAGAATGCTGAAATCAAGAAGGCTGTCGAAGAACAGATGGACAGCTTCTTCCACATTTCGAACCTTTATCCGAACTACCCGCAGGTAAACCTCGCCAAGGCGCTCCTTGCCGCAACGGGTTTCGACAAGGCTTTCTTCTGCAACTCCGGTACCGAAGCGAACGAAGGCTGCATCAAGTTTGCACGTAAGTATTTCGATCGCAAGGGCGAAAAGAACCGCCAGAAGATCGTGACGTTCATCAACAGCTTCCACGGTCGTACGTTTGCAGCCCTTTCTGCAACGGGTCAGCCGGCCATCCGCGAAGGCTTCGGCTCCATGCCGGGTGATTTTGTTCACGTTCCTTGGAACGATGTGGCTGCCCTCAAGGCCGAAGTCAACAACGACACTTGCGCCATCATGCTCGAATCTCTCGCTGCCGAAGGTGGCGTGATGACCGTTTCCGATGAAATGGTCGCTGCCATCAACAGCTTGAAGAAAGAATTCGGCTGCCTCGTGATTGTCGACGAAGTCCAGGCAGGTATGGGCCGTCTCGGCACATTCCTTGGCCTCCAGAAGCATGGCATTGATGCTGACCTCGTGTCGCTTGCCAAGGCTCTTGGCGGTGGTCTCCCGCTCGGTGCAGTGCTCCTCCGCCAGAAGGTTGCTGACCAGCTCAAGGCAGGCGATCATGGCACGACGTTTGGCGGTAACCCGGTTGCTTGCGCAGTGGGTCTCGCTGTCGTGAACCAGATTGCAAAGCCGGAATTCCTCGCCAATGTCGAAGCTCGCTCCGCTCAGCTCAAGGCTGGCCTCGAAGCTATCGCGGCAAAGTTCTCGGCTGTGAAGGGCGTGCGTGGTGAAGGCCTTATTCTCGGCCTCGCTCTCGACGAATCGCTCCCGGTCGGCAATGTGATTGCTGCCGCTCGCGACGAGGGTATGATGGTTCTCAGCGCTAAGGGCAACGTGCTCCGTTTGCTCCCGCCGCTGAACGTGAGCGCCGCAGAATGCGACGAAGCTCTCGCCAAGCTCGAAAAGGCTTTCGCCAAAGTCGCGAAGTAA
- a CDS encoding site-specific integrase — MRFIDYALDYLNKSSDELAPLTVRTYYWNLKKIEYFCPGLECKDLTPDFVRDFKQHLESLRNKEATVVKALSVLRVFCNKMKADGIIDCDPFEKVKIKRAYSHRGFLTLRELKHLYLSYMESHVALTRAEDDVMRVFLFSCFTGLRYGDLCTLDASEIFDWKIRKQMHKTGEAVYIPIPVQARLLLPNPLTSGRIFHVIDNAAFNRTLRKAAKKLGHYKYVHCHLARHTFATTCITIGIPLPATSKLLGHRNLDTTLIYAKYVDTFLDKEMKKFNRLK, encoded by the coding sequence ATGCGTTTTATAGACTATGCATTGGATTATTTGAACAAAAGTTCCGATGAATTGGCGCCGCTCACGGTACGCACGTATTATTGGAATTTGAAGAAAATTGAATATTTTTGCCCTGGGCTGGAGTGCAAAGATTTAACGCCGGATTTTGTGCGGGACTTTAAACAACATCTGGAATCCTTGCGGAACAAGGAGGCTACTGTTGTCAAGGCGCTTTCGGTACTTCGCGTTTTTTGCAATAAGATGAAGGCGGATGGAATCATCGATTGCGACCCGTTTGAAAAAGTGAAAATTAAGCGTGCGTATTCGCATCGTGGATTCTTGACCTTGCGGGAGCTGAAACATCTTTATTTGAGTTACATGGAGTCGCATGTCGCTTTGACGCGGGCAGAAGATGACGTGATGCGCGTGTTCCTGTTTAGCTGTTTTACGGGACTACGTTACGGGGATTTGTGCACGCTTGATGCCTCGGAAATTTTCGACTGGAAAATTCGAAAGCAAATGCATAAGACAGGGGAGGCCGTGTACATCCCGATTCCTGTGCAGGCACGGTTATTGCTTCCGAATCCGCTAACGTCTGGGCGCATTTTCCATGTCATTGATAATGCGGCTTTTAATCGTACACTTCGCAAAGCTGCCAAAAAACTAGGGCATTACAAGTATGTCCATTGCCATCTGGCTCGGCATACATTTGCAACAACGTGCATTACCATTGGCATTCCGCTCCCGGCAACGAGCAAATTGCTGGGCCACCGCAATCTCGACACAACGCTCATTTATGCCAAGTACGTCGATACTTTTTTGGACAAAGAAATGAAAAAGTTCAATCGGCTGAAGTAA
- a CDS encoding B12-binding domain-containing radical SAM protein, with protein MNVTFLNPPFHPMFSRESRSPCVTKSSTLYWPMFLSYAAGVCEADGNEIQLIDSPAMELDLAQTLEGIKKFGPELVICSTSTPSILNDLKVVHAIKQEMPNVKVAIMGTHATAEPLESMEMEPSLDYVVIGEADYTCRNLVRALRGDGAPVGQFAGLAYRTAEGKVDFQPEGPKIENLNEIPWVSKVYRKHLYSCYKKYFYGANLNPLIVILSGRGCPNHCSYCVIPQTLNGHKFRRRDPKDVVDELQYIKENFEDLGEVFFEDDTFTASHEHVRQICNLILERGLKITWSCNARADVPLDLLKLMKKAGGREMCVGFESASPEVLEKIHKGVKNTDKAIEFTKNARKAGLLVHGCFMVGNPGDTPETLRMTLDYAKKLNPNTAQFYPIMAYPGTEAYKEALESGALKSKDYSQWLDKDGFHRTTIQRGELTSQALVDFCDKARREFYLRPSYIFRQGIMAIKNPRERYRVLRGFGTLVKHLFRKHGELAPVARQAPTIKE; from the coding sequence ATGAACGTTACTTTTTTAAATCCCCCCTTCCACCCGATGTTCAGTCGGGAATCTAGATCCCCGTGTGTTACGAAGTCCAGTACGCTTTACTGGCCAATGTTTTTGAGCTATGCTGCCGGCGTTTGCGAAGCCGACGGTAACGAAATCCAGCTGATTGACAGCCCCGCCATGGAACTTGACCTCGCGCAAACGCTTGAGGGCATCAAGAAGTTCGGCCCGGAACTCGTTATTTGCAGCACTAGCACCCCGAGTATTTTGAATGACCTCAAGGTTGTCCACGCCATCAAGCAAGAAATGCCGAACGTGAAGGTGGCCATCATGGGTACGCACGCGACCGCCGAGCCGCTCGAATCCATGGAAATGGAACCGTCTTTGGACTATGTGGTGATTGGTGAAGCCGACTACACCTGTAGGAACCTTGTCCGTGCCCTCCGTGGCGATGGCGCTCCTGTCGGTCAGTTCGCTGGTCTTGCTTACCGCACTGCCGAAGGCAAGGTGGACTTCCAGCCCGAAGGCCCGAAGATTGAAAACCTGAACGAAATTCCGTGGGTCTCGAAGGTCTACCGCAAGCACCTTTACAGCTGCTACAAGAAGTATTTCTATGGTGCAAACCTGAACCCGCTTATCGTGATTTTGTCTGGCCGTGGCTGCCCGAACCACTGCAGCTACTGCGTGATTCCTCAGACGCTCAACGGCCACAAGTTCCGCCGCCGCGATCCGAAGGATGTTGTCGACGAACTCCAGTACATCAAGGAAAACTTTGAAGATTTAGGCGAAGTGTTCTTTGAAGACGATACGTTTACGGCAAGCCATGAACACGTGCGCCAGATTTGCAACTTGATTCTCGAACGTGGTCTCAAGATTACGTGGAGTTGCAACGCCCGCGCCGATGTACCGCTCGATTTGCTCAAGCTCATGAAGAAGGCCGGTGGCCGCGAAATGTGCGTGGGCTTTGAAAGTGCCTCCCCCGAGGTTCTCGAAAAGATCCACAAGGGTGTGAAGAACACGGACAAGGCTATTGAATTTACGAAGAATGCCCGCAAGGCAGGACTCCTCGTTCACGGATGCTTCATGGTCGGTAACCCGGGCGACACGCCGGAAACGCTCCGCATGACGCTCGACTACGCCAAGAAGCTGAACCCGAATACGGCGCAGTTCTATCCCATCATGGCGTATCCCGGCACCGAAGCCTATAAGGAAGCTCTTGAAAGCGGTGCACTCAAGTCGAAGGATTACAGCCAGTGGCTCGACAAGGACGGTTTCCACCGTACCACGATCCAGCGCGGTGAACTCACAAGTCAGGCTCTCGTCGATTTCTGCGACAAGGCCCGCCGTGAATTCTACCTGCGTCCAAGCTACATCTTCCGTCAGGGCATCATGGCCATCAAGAACCCGCGTGAACGTTACCGCGTTCTCCGTGGATTCGGCACGCTCGTGAAGCACCTGTTCCGCAAGCATGGTGAACTCGCCCCAGTCGCGAGACAAGCTCCGACAATTAAGGAATAG